In Alligator mississippiensis isolate rAllMis1 chromosome 9, rAllMis1, whole genome shotgun sequence, the genomic stretch GTCGGCGGTGTGAGACGCGGTCGTGGCGGTCTCCGCCGTGAGCCCCGGGATCGGTCGCGGCGGGGACCTTTCCCGGGCGTCCTGGCGGTAACGCTGCTTTCAAATCTCCGTTCCCTGCAGCGTGATTCGTCCGGTCGCGCCGAAGGGAAGACGACGCGCGATGGCCGAGGAGACCGACGGCTAGTCTGGACAGAGATTCGCTGTCGTCGTCCTTGAGCGTGTGCTGATTTCCCgcccacccccccaaaaagggACCCGGCGAGACGGCTTTATACTTGACAGCGATGGATGAAGAGAGTCTGGAAGCGGCGATTCAAACCTACAATGCCCAGCTGAAGCAGGTCGAGCTGGCTttaggggcagggctggaccccTCGCAACAATCTGACTTGATCCAGCTGCAGGAGGATTTAAAACAGCTGATAGAATTGACCGAATCCAGCCTGGTCTCTGTTAAAAAGAGCAAACTATTCGCCACTTTagaccctgctgctccctccgCCTCTCCAGCAGATCACCTGAAGCAGGACGCTAACCCGGGCAGTTCTTCCTATGATGACGAATATGCTGCTTTTAAAGAAGCTATCGCTGAAGCTGGTGGCAAGGACAGGCCTTCGAGTACTCGGGATGAGGTTTCTCCAAAGAAAGATGGAGAGGCTGACGGGGAAAATGAATCGAAGTACAGTGATGAAGAGGAAGAGTttgggagagaggaagaggaggaggaggaggaggaaatgagTGGGATGAAGGTTAAAGCCCCATATTACAGTTCCTGGGGCACTCTGGAGTACCACAACGCTATGATTGTGGGGACAGAATATTTGGAAGATGGCAGCGCGGGAGTCAGAGTGCTGTATCTCTATCCAACTCACAAGTCCTTGAAGCCGTGTCCGTTCTTCTTGGACGGGAAATGCAGATTTAAAGAGAATTGTCGGTAAAGAAGCTGATTTCCTTTGTGTTGCTAGATGGTAATTAAAGGCACTGTCAGCTAAGGGGGTAATCTCTGATTTAAACACTTTATCTTATTTGGCTTTTGAAATCTGCCCCAACTTTGCCAAACGGTTTTTTTATGTTTGACAGTGTCGTCCTTTTACTATCCTATGTCAAACAATGAGAGCGTTCCTTCTTCTTCTAACCCAAGGAGAAAATGGAAACTCCTTTAAGTGAAAACTGCAAGGAAGGGGTTAATTCTAATATAATGGACAGCTAAATACATTCTTGCTAATGAGGAAGACaaaactggggggggagggggggaggaacgGGACACCTCAGTAATTTTGTATGTAGCTCCTGCATTTTGTCCTGAAAGATCTGTTTTGCCACATCTGTTGCTGCAGGTGTTATTGTTGATGACCAGTGAGATGCAGCCACTTCCGAAATGGACTACAACATTTATTTTATGATATTGAAACCATTTGGGGGGATGCACCTTTTTATAATTTCTGGTGTGGATTTAGCAATGCCCATGCCCCTTTGAAGGAAGAAACTTTGTCTAGGCTTATTTTCAGATGAGGGCAGATCTCATCGCTTCTCTTTCTTGCAGGTTTTCCCATGGGCAAGTGGTATTGGTGGAAGAACTTCGTCCATTTGAAGAACCTGACCTCAGTTCTATGGAGGTGGGTTCGGCCTGTTTGGCTAAACATAATGATGGAATATGGTATGCTGCGAAAATCACTGGTGAGTcttgttttaatatattttagcCAGGTTGGAAGGTGACCTGAGGTCCTGTAGTTAAAATAGAAGGATTAAACTCTTCGTGatcaaacagaaccaaggagggaTGTGGGTAAAGTGCAGACCTGGGAGTTTTGAGATGAATAAATTCATCTCCCATCTGTGCCACAAACTTGGGATGCAAGAGATGTTGTGTTGCTTAATTCGCTAATATTTGTAAAGTGCCTTGTGAGCCTGTAAGGGAGGGGCTTTAAAGTAAAAAAGGTGAAGGAGCAAAAGCTGGAAAGTAGGGAAGACTGGAGAAAAGGGGAacagcaggcaaaaaaaaaaaaaaaaaggcatagaaATGAAAATGTGCATAGAAGAAGGAAAGAATGAATCAGTTAGATGGTCAGTAAATTGTCCTTGTGTCCCTTACCCCCTATTCAGCGTTGTTCAAATATTCTAAGCACCTGGTCAAATACGGAAGTTAGACACTTGGAACAACTCGCTATTGTTTTAAGTGAGCACCAAATTAAACACAGCCAAGAAAATTTGGCCTCTTGCCTGCTCGCTGAGGGGAATGTTAGGCTGAAGTGCTTTAACATGCGAAGTGGGGCCATTTCTTCACTCTCTTTCATcttgaagcagcagcagaggactgGAGGATGCCTTTAACTTTGCCTGACTTACAGCATTTCTGCAGTGCCCCATACCCATTCTTCATTCTAAGAATAAACAGCTGAGTCTATCTGGGTTTAGCTGGCTATAGATGTGAGTGgcgttttttccttttttttaactagaAACCCAGCATAGCAAAAGCAGACAGTGAGGAGAAGAACTTTCGGTCAGTGTTCACTGGGCCTACCACATCCCTGGTGCCACTTGACTGAAACCAAATGCAGTTAGTAGCAGAAGGGTTAGATGTTGTCATCTGTAGTTACTTCCCTTGGAGACTTGCACAGTACATCATTTTTCCTTCCTCAGACATTGACAGTGGTTATTACACTGTGAAGTTCGATTCACTGCTGCTGAAAGAGGCTGTTGTGGAAGGAGATGGCATCATTCCTCCACTGCGAAGCGATGAGAGTTCTTCTGAAGAGTCTGAGGAGGACAACGTAGATGATTCTGGCTATGCTAAAGGTGATTCTGGCTATGCTAAAATTAGGGAGCGAGAGAGTGCTAGAAAGGCCCACAATCAAGACCTGCCCTGTAATTCCAGATCTCTTGAGCTCTTGCCCTGCCTTAGCAGAACACTGACAGGATGATTTTCACTTCTGGAGAAAGGGGACAGATagtcagtctctctctcctgttacTGAAAAAGATGCTAGGGGGGAATTAAGCATGAGTTATATCACTGTCACCAGTAAAATTTTCTGATGCTTCATGCAAACAAACTAAACTAAGCTAAACTGCACCCACAGCTTCCAAGAAAAGGCTGACGAAAGCATATCCTACCCTAGGATGAAACTAGAGAGTAAGCTGGCATGGAACGGGCTGGAGGCAAGGATCCCTATAGTTCAGATCATGGTTTCCCTGTTTGACTCTGACTTAGACACCTTGTTAATTTAATaaactaaaaattaaattaaattaaaaatcataTCCTGTGCCCTTCTGATTCAGCCATTGTTCTTGGCATGTAGGATAGCCTTATACTTTGTCTGCCTTTTCCTTTCAGGCACAGTGTTGCCACAGCCTCATAAAGGATGCTTATTGATATTAGCTCCTCAATGGGAATGTGGGAAACTTGAGACTGAGAATCTCAGGGATGTCCCTGGGGTCCTACAAGAAGTCCTACAGAGCTGGGATGTGAGCTCTAGTCTCCCAGTCTTATGTTAGGGCCACTATGTTTTGCTTACAGTTtcctgtcctctctctctctcccctcccagcttAGGGCCTCTGTCTTTGTGTCTTACTGATCCATCTCTGTTTTGTGCTACAGTGATAGATTCAGCGTCCTTGGAGAACGGGGACTGGACTCCCGCTTGCAGCTCATCCTTTGCTGGGTGGGAGGCCCATACTCGTGGCATCGGCTCCAAGCTGCTTGCTCGAATGGGTTACGAATTTGGGAAAGGTAAGGATAGGCCCAAAACCTTGCTGTACTGGTGGCTGGCTGTGTGCGCCTCTCTTCATCTCCATGTTGGCTTTTAATGCCAGCAGCACTGCACCCAAGGACTGGGTCTAGTTGTTTTAGGCTTGGCTGTGAATTGGGATTTTTGACACAACATGGTTGGGGAGGCTCATTGGGATGCAGAGGACTTTGTTGTTAGTGTTTGGCTTCCCAACTGTGTCTTCCTGCTCTCTCAGGTCTAGGAAAGAACTCTGAGGGCCGCGTGGAGCCTGTCCAAGCTGTGGTgctgccaaaagggaagtccctgGACCAGTGTGCTGAGATCCTGCAGAAGAAGGAGGGAAAGCTGCATCCAAGCAAGTCAAGAAAACGCCAAGTGAAGGGAAACCACAGGGCAGCAGCTAGCTCAGGGAGCCGCAAGCCGTCCCGCAATGTCTTTGACTTTCTGAATgagaagctgcagggggagggctctgggaagcaggaggaaggagggatgGGACTGCCGGAGAGGAACAGCAAGGAGATCTACCACGCCAGTAAGAGCACCAAGAAGGCCTTGAGTGTCCGCTTGTTTCAGACCATGGAGAAGATAGAGCAAACGCAGAAGAATATCAAGGGAATCCAAGAGGCCCTGGCACGCAACATTGGGCGGTACGGAAAATCCCTCTCTCAGGTTTCAGACTGATTTGGGGGATCCTGTTGcttaggctgggggtgggggggatcatACACGTGGCAATGTGGACAGGAGGGTGAGGAGCTGGGTTCCATTGAAGAACAAGTGCTGAAGGGAAGCTCACCCAGGGTTGCTGGGTGAGGTGCATGAGCCAGTGCAGTAGGGTCCATCCCTTTTCTATCTCAGTTGCCCAGAGGGGACCTAATGCAAAGTGTGATGATAGAGCTCTCAACAATGACTCAGAGCAGCACATGTCTTTGGGTGCTCCCCCTTGTTGACagactggggaaggaagggaacaCTTAGTAGAAAGGCTGAAGAGCATCACTTCCTTTCCAGTCACTTATTTTGCTACAGCATTTCCATGGCCAGCCCCATGGCAAGGCACCTctctgctctgacacgttctgCTGGGGATCAGGTGCTTCATGGCCCCCAGCAGATGGCTTGCAGCCACTTCATTGCAGAAACTGGCTTGCCCAGCTGCAGAACACAGCCGGGTTAATGACAAAGCTTTGTTCTTGGTGTGTAGGATAGCCTTATATTTTGCCTGTCTTctgctttcaggcacagtgtcgCCACTGCTCAGCTGGAGGAGAAACTAGCTAACGCTCACAGACAGCTGGGGCAGCTGCGGGCCCAGGAAGCCAGCCTGCAGCGGGAGCAGAAGAAAGCAGACACGCACAAGAAGATGACTGAGTTTTAGTCTCCCAGGAAGGGGTGGGATTGTCTTGGTTCTCAATATGGCTGAGCCACACACTCGCTGTGTTTGAGCCTCAGTaaccctgccatctcccccagGCTCCAATCAGCCCAGATGTATCCtggggtaaaaagcagcagctcttcaaaaCACCTGATGCCATGTGAGCTGAGCTCTCCTGGAtaggggaggtgggaggaggaagagtgtGCACCTTCTTTGCCCCAGATGTGTTCAGAAGGCCCAAGCCACTTATGTGGACTTAGTACAAGAAAACAgacccctgctccctctcttgTACCATGGTAGTCCATCCACAGAACCTTTAGTCCCAGTGCCTTGGAGACTGTAGAttctgctcccagtcccaagACAAGTGCTCGCAGGCAAGTGTCCCAAGTGCATCCAAGCAGAGCCACTGAGGAAGGGTCTGGTGCTTGGTAGACACAAAGGGAAGTTGTTGCTACTGTTAGCTTCCTTCTGTCCCTTGCTCTAGGCTTCACCTAGGGGCTGAAGTCAGTACTGGGGTTCTCTCTTGTTGCTGTGTTTTCTTTCAGCCCTATCACAGTGAACAGGAAAAAAGGTTGAGTAGTGTAAGGGTCTGTAAGCTGTGGGTGTGGTAAGCCAACTGCAGGAGTAGCTCGGGGTCAAGCGAGATGCAGCCTAGTACAGCAGTTTAAGGCAGCGTGGAGAGCCACGTCACTCAACACCACATGCTAGAGCTACAGGAACAGGGCAGTTCAGCGGCTATCTAAAACAGCAGAGGTGGTATAACAGGTTGGCCGCACATCTGATGGCCAAGAACAGCTTAGCGGGTGGCCGTTTATGTTCACTGTGGCTGTGGAGTTACTGCCATCTAGATGTTTCCTTGAACTTGCAAGTTCCCTTTATATTAAACATCCCTAAGCACAAAAGGTCATGCGGTCCGGGGGTACTCGACACGCATCCATTTGCATCCATCTCTACAAATGAGGCAGGGAGCTAAGCAAGTTTCCATCTCATGCAGCAGGTACAGATGGTCTCTGACAGGAAGTTAGACTTCTCCCATCCAGAGGGATCCTGTCAGTGGTCACCGGCTCTGGCAGTAAGGGGAGGTGAAAGTCCCACCAGGCATCCTGCTTCTGGGGGTGACGTGGGCACTGGAATATTTTTCCGTGCATTCTGTTTTCAGGTTCTGTGACTTGCTGCCagtaaaaagacaaaaataaacacCTTTTACTGTGTGAGTTATTTTTAGAAGAAGTTGGTCATACCTTTAACTTGGCCCCTTGTCTACCTTTCCGAGGAACTACCAAGCTGCCAGCTGTTGACAGAGCCTTGTTGGCTACAGGGCCAAAGCTATTCAGTTCACTGTCAAGAGGGATTAGAAAGTATGAGGCAACCAAAGCCACTCGTCAAAGGTGTACGAGTCTCATCTGCAGCATAGCCTTCCTACAAACGCCTTGGAACAGCAAAAGCTATAGTGAAGGTGCAGACATGGATGAAAAATACCTTGCCGCTATAGAGGAAACGGAGACTGATATTGCCCTCGCGTGGGAGGCACGTGGATTCTACAGTGCTGGACACCACCAGAAGAATGATGTAGATGGACAGCTGAGGTTTCATTTCTTGTTAGCAGGAAAGAAGGAAGACACGGACTGTCTGAAAACATCTTCCAACCCTAACAGCATCAGTTTCTTCAGTTCTCGTCATCAGCATCATTCTGTATTCAAGTCTTCCCCCTGCACTGATGTAATTCAGAGCTGCTTTGGGATGGCCTCTTGGGGTTAATGCGTGCAGTGACTGAGTTCTGTGGTCTCATACTTGTGATAAGGATCAGCATGCACAACTCAGCATGATGAACTGTCTGCACCCAAGTGGCATAGGATTGGAGAAGCCAGTTGAGTGGAGAAATCTTGCACGGTTTAATCTATTCCCCAGGGCCAGGTCAtgtgtaagtacataaggggggtgcaccaggatctgggagaacagttgttcaccagggctccccacaggatgacaaggtctaatggccacaaacttctggaaggccgatttagactggacgtaaggaaaaacttctttacagtccgagtgaacagattccccccagaagtggtgcaagcacctactctggactcattcaaatggGGTTTGAAGGCTTATCTTGtaggggtcatttgaccccagcagacttcctgcctatagcaggggggctggactcgatgacctcgcagggtctcttccagcccctaatatctatgaatctttctGCAAGGACAGGAATGTTCATTCCAGCACTTTGGTGAAATCACATAACTGCCTTTTGACTCCAACCTCGAGAGGCCTTCCCGGTTTGCTTCGTGGCTTTCTGTCCACGTGTTTCCACCTCCAAGGTGGCTGTGTGTTAAAAGTGAATAAAGCAGTTCATATATATGTTGTGATGCTTCACAATAAGCAACGCTACTTTGAAATAAAGGAACTGCGTCTCTTTTTAGGCAAATTCGGCAAAATGAATCTAGTAGTCTCAAGAACTGGTATAAAATGAGGTCAAGTACAACTGAGGAGTCAGCAGGGCGTGCTCTTGCACGTTGGTCTCCCACTGAACCCATCCTGCAGCCAGCTTTCTGCAAAAACAGTCGAGAGAAAGCAAAAGCAGCATACAAGTTAGTGAAACAGTGCTTCTGCAGGCCAGGAAACGAGCTGTGGTATCAGACTGCCTGGTATAGGCTCAGAGGTGTCTCACTGTGGACTGGAAAACAGCACtgaacaaagcagcagcagagttgCACAATCAAACTGAAAAGCTCCAGAGCATGCAGTTAGGAAgagccccttgctgctgaataAAGGCAGCAGAGAGTAAGAGCAGCCAAGAGTGTCTGGTTCTTTGACAGAGAAGAGGACATGGATGGATTTCTGCCTAGCTTCTGAATTTGTGCCAAGTAAGTGCTATGGGTTTATTACCAAGTGCATTTGGGTAGCTGGAAAGTATTGCAGCTGTTGTATTTGCACATTGACGTTCCACATGTAGCAAGTGCAGCATGAATGCGGCTGGTTGAACTAGAAAG encodes the following:
- the ZGPAT gene encoding zinc finger CCCH-type with G patch domain-containing protein, whose product is MDEESLEAAIQTYNAQLKQVELALGAGLDPSQQSDLIQLQEDLKQLIELTESSLVSVKKSKLFATLDPAAPSASPADHLKQDANPGSSSYDDEYAAFKEAIAEAGGKDRPSSTRDEVSPKKDGEADGENESKYSDEEEEFGREEEEEEEEEMSGMKVKAPYYSSWGTLEYHNAMIVGTEYLEDGSAGVRVLYLYPTHKSLKPCPFFLDGKCRFKENCRFSHGQVVLVEELRPFEEPDLSSMEVGSACLAKHNDGIWYAAKITDIDSGYYTVKFDSLLLKEAVVEGDGIIPPLRSDESSSEESEEDNVDDSGYAKVIDSASLENGDWTPACSSSFAGWEAHTRGIGSKLLARMGYEFGKGLGKNSEGRVEPVQAVVLPKGKSLDQCAEILQKKEGKLHPSKSRKRQVKGNHRAAASSGSRKPSRNVFDFLNEKLQGEGSGKQEEGGMGLPERNSKEIYHASKSTKKALSVRLFQTMEKIEQTQKNIKGIQEALARNIGRHSVATAQLEEKLANAHRQLGQLRAQEASLQREQKKADTHKKMTEF